In Gadus macrocephalus chromosome 4, ASM3116895v1, the following proteins share a genomic window:
- the etv6 gene encoding transcription factor ETV6 isoform X1 — MMSESSSITTKQERSSFSPSASPQPNSTSSPVHAPAARPTGRMEEDPTRLPTHLRLQPVFWGREDVAQWLRWAEREFALRPTTSSSFQMNGKALLLLTKEDFRYRSPHSGDVLYELLQHILKQRKASGPYPSSYLPGNSFHPLQESSIQHLKLEDTVRRAPRGTAASPQHPPTIELRHRSRSPHPRATPRRSPPESGHARASLEDPHLASSQLPDSNHHLPDDMYPLSLSPPAATVSLNGRCTTPREAPCPPGSPPPGGQDAPHAPPPPRVIQLMPSAIMHPLLLSPGRGGGGGGGVANRELRHSHVAVPSQPGLENGRGEGGKLHPSHHHQLSLAQQQQLLNQQQEELYRNHVIMPVSPPEEPAMPIGRIADCRLLWDYVYQLLSDSRYENYIRWEDPTSKVFRIMDPNGLARLWGNHKNRTNMTYEKMSRALRHYYKLNIIRKEPGQRLLFRFMKTPDEIMNGQTERLDHLDSDPEEQTYIKEEC, encoded by the exons ATGATGTCCGAATCCTCCTCGATCACGACCAAG CAGGAGAGAAGCTCTTTCAGTCCGTCGGCCAGCCCCCAGcccaactccacctcctcccccgtccATGCCCCCGCCGCCCGGCCCACCGGCCGCATGGAGGAGGACCCCACCCGGCTGCCCACCCACCTGC ggctGCAGCCGGTGTTCTGGGGCCGGGAGGACGTGGCCCAGTGGCTGCGCTGGGCGGAGCGGGAGTTCGCCCTGCggcccaccaccagctcctccttccAGATGAACGGCAaggccctgctgctgctcaccAAGGAGGACTTCCGGTACCGCTCGCCacactcag gaGACGTCCTCTATGAGCTGCTGCAGCACATCCTGAAGCAGAGGAAGGCCAGCGGTCCTTACCCGTCCTCCTACCTGCCCGGGAACTCCTTCCACCCACTGCAAGAGAGCTCCATCCAGCACCTCAAGCTCGAAG ATACGGTACGACGGGCGCCACGGGGCACGGCCGCCAGTCCCCAGCACCCCCCCACCATCGAGCTGCGCCACCGCTCGCGCTCCCCGCACCCCCGGGCCACGCCGCGCCGCTCGCCCCCCGAGAGCGGCCACGCCCGCGCCTCCCTGGAGGACCCCCACCTGGCGTCCTCCCAGCTGCCCGACAGCAACCACCACCTGCCCGACGACATGTACCCGCTGTCGCTGTCGCCGCCGGCGGCGACCGTCTCCCTGAACGGCCGCTGCACCACGCCGCGCGAGGCGCCCTGCCCCCCGGGGAGCCCGCCCCCCGGCGGCCAGGACGCCCCGcacgcccccccgccgccacgcGTCATCCAGCTGATGCCGAGCGCCATCATGCACCCCCTGCTGTTGAGCCcggggcgcggcggcggcggcggaggaggcgtGGCCAACCGTGAGCTGAGGCACAGCCACGTGGCGGTGCCCTCGCAGCCCGGCCTGGAGAACGGGCGGGGCGAGGGGGGGAAGCtccacccctcccaccaccaccagctcagcctggcccagcagcagcagctgctcaaccagcagcaggaggagctctACCGCAACCACGTCATCATGCCCGTGTCCCCGCCGGAGGAGCCCGCCATGCCCATTGGGAGGATAGCAG ACTGCAGGCTGCTGTGGGACTACGTCTACCAGCTCCTGTCTGACAGCCGGTACGAGAACTACATCCGCTGGGAGGACCCCACCAGCAAAGTCTTCCGCATCATGGACCCCAACGGACTGGCCCGACTCTGGGGGAACCACAAG AACCGGACCAACATGACCTACGAGAAAATGTCCCGGGCACTGCGGCACTACTACAAGCTGAACATCATCAGGAAAGAACCAGGGCAGAGGCTTCTCTTCAG GTTCATGAAGACCCCCGACGAGATCATGaacggacagacagagcggcTTGACCACCTGGACTCAGACCCCGAGGAACAGACCTACATCAAGGAGGAGTGCTGA
- the etv6 gene encoding transcription factor ETV6 isoform X2 gives MMSESSSITTKERSSFSPSASPQPNSTSSPVHAPAARPTGRMEEDPTRLPTHLRLQPVFWGREDVAQWLRWAEREFALRPTTSSSFQMNGKALLLLTKEDFRYRSPHSGDVLYELLQHILKQRKASGPYPSSYLPGNSFHPLQESSIQHLKLEDTVRRAPRGTAASPQHPPTIELRHRSRSPHPRATPRRSPPESGHARASLEDPHLASSQLPDSNHHLPDDMYPLSLSPPAATVSLNGRCTTPREAPCPPGSPPPGGQDAPHAPPPPRVIQLMPSAIMHPLLLSPGRGGGGGGGVANRELRHSHVAVPSQPGLENGRGEGGKLHPSHHHQLSLAQQQQLLNQQQEELYRNHVIMPVSPPEEPAMPIGRIADCRLLWDYVYQLLSDSRYENYIRWEDPTSKVFRIMDPNGLARLWGNHKNRTNMTYEKMSRALRHYYKLNIIRKEPGQRLLFRFMKTPDEIMNGQTERLDHLDSDPEEQTYIKEEC, from the exons ATGATGTCCGAATCCTCCTCGATCACGACCAAG GAGAGAAGCTCTTTCAGTCCGTCGGCCAGCCCCCAGcccaactccacctcctcccccgtccATGCCCCCGCCGCCCGGCCCACCGGCCGCATGGAGGAGGACCCCACCCGGCTGCCCACCCACCTGC ggctGCAGCCGGTGTTCTGGGGCCGGGAGGACGTGGCCCAGTGGCTGCGCTGGGCGGAGCGGGAGTTCGCCCTGCggcccaccaccagctcctccttccAGATGAACGGCAaggccctgctgctgctcaccAAGGAGGACTTCCGGTACCGCTCGCCacactcag gaGACGTCCTCTATGAGCTGCTGCAGCACATCCTGAAGCAGAGGAAGGCCAGCGGTCCTTACCCGTCCTCCTACCTGCCCGGGAACTCCTTCCACCCACTGCAAGAGAGCTCCATCCAGCACCTCAAGCTCGAAG ATACGGTACGACGGGCGCCACGGGGCACGGCCGCCAGTCCCCAGCACCCCCCCACCATCGAGCTGCGCCACCGCTCGCGCTCCCCGCACCCCCGGGCCACGCCGCGCCGCTCGCCCCCCGAGAGCGGCCACGCCCGCGCCTCCCTGGAGGACCCCCACCTGGCGTCCTCCCAGCTGCCCGACAGCAACCACCACCTGCCCGACGACATGTACCCGCTGTCGCTGTCGCCGCCGGCGGCGACCGTCTCCCTGAACGGCCGCTGCACCACGCCGCGCGAGGCGCCCTGCCCCCCGGGGAGCCCGCCCCCCGGCGGCCAGGACGCCCCGcacgcccccccgccgccacgcGTCATCCAGCTGATGCCGAGCGCCATCATGCACCCCCTGCTGTTGAGCCcggggcgcggcggcggcggcggaggaggcgtGGCCAACCGTGAGCTGAGGCACAGCCACGTGGCGGTGCCCTCGCAGCCCGGCCTGGAGAACGGGCGGGGCGAGGGGGGGAAGCtccacccctcccaccaccaccagctcagcctggcccagcagcagcagctgctcaaccagcagcaggaggagctctACCGCAACCACGTCATCATGCCCGTGTCCCCGCCGGAGGAGCCCGCCATGCCCATTGGGAGGATAGCAG ACTGCAGGCTGCTGTGGGACTACGTCTACCAGCTCCTGTCTGACAGCCGGTACGAGAACTACATCCGCTGGGAGGACCCCACCAGCAAAGTCTTCCGCATCATGGACCCCAACGGACTGGCCCGACTCTGGGGGAACCACAAG AACCGGACCAACATGACCTACGAGAAAATGTCCCGGGCACTGCGGCACTACTACAAGCTGAACATCATCAGGAAAGAACCAGGGCAGAGGCTTCTCTTCAG GTTCATGAAGACCCCCGACGAGATCATGaacggacagacagagcggcTTGACCACCTGGACTCAGACCCCGAGGAACAGACCTACATCAAGGAGGAGTGCTGA
- the etv6 gene encoding transcription factor ETV6 isoform X3, protein MMSESSSITTKQERSSFSPSASPQPNSTSSPVHAPAARPTGRMEEDPTRLPTHLRDVLYELLQHILKQRKASGPYPSSYLPGNSFHPLQESSIQHLKLEDTVRRAPRGTAASPQHPPTIELRHRSRSPHPRATPRRSPPESGHARASLEDPHLASSQLPDSNHHLPDDMYPLSLSPPAATVSLNGRCTTPREAPCPPGSPPPGGQDAPHAPPPPRVIQLMPSAIMHPLLLSPGRGGGGGGGVANRELRHSHVAVPSQPGLENGRGEGGKLHPSHHHQLSLAQQQQLLNQQQEELYRNHVIMPVSPPEEPAMPIGRIADCRLLWDYVYQLLSDSRYENYIRWEDPTSKVFRIMDPNGLARLWGNHKNRTNMTYEKMSRALRHYYKLNIIRKEPGQRLLFRFMKTPDEIMNGQTERLDHLDSDPEEQTYIKEEC, encoded by the exons ATGATGTCCGAATCCTCCTCGATCACGACCAAG CAGGAGAGAAGCTCTTTCAGTCCGTCGGCCAGCCCCCAGcccaactccacctcctcccccgtccATGCCCCCGCCGCCCGGCCCACCGGCCGCATGGAGGAGGACCCCACCCGGCTGCCCACCCACCTGC gaGACGTCCTCTATGAGCTGCTGCAGCACATCCTGAAGCAGAGGAAGGCCAGCGGTCCTTACCCGTCCTCCTACCTGCCCGGGAACTCCTTCCACCCACTGCAAGAGAGCTCCATCCAGCACCTCAAGCTCGAAG ATACGGTACGACGGGCGCCACGGGGCACGGCCGCCAGTCCCCAGCACCCCCCCACCATCGAGCTGCGCCACCGCTCGCGCTCCCCGCACCCCCGGGCCACGCCGCGCCGCTCGCCCCCCGAGAGCGGCCACGCCCGCGCCTCCCTGGAGGACCCCCACCTGGCGTCCTCCCAGCTGCCCGACAGCAACCACCACCTGCCCGACGACATGTACCCGCTGTCGCTGTCGCCGCCGGCGGCGACCGTCTCCCTGAACGGCCGCTGCACCACGCCGCGCGAGGCGCCCTGCCCCCCGGGGAGCCCGCCCCCCGGCGGCCAGGACGCCCCGcacgcccccccgccgccacgcGTCATCCAGCTGATGCCGAGCGCCATCATGCACCCCCTGCTGTTGAGCCcggggcgcggcggcggcggcggaggaggcgtGGCCAACCGTGAGCTGAGGCACAGCCACGTGGCGGTGCCCTCGCAGCCCGGCCTGGAGAACGGGCGGGGCGAGGGGGGGAAGCtccacccctcccaccaccaccagctcagcctggcccagcagcagcagctgctcaaccagcagcaggaggagctctACCGCAACCACGTCATCATGCCCGTGTCCCCGCCGGAGGAGCCCGCCATGCCCATTGGGAGGATAGCAG ACTGCAGGCTGCTGTGGGACTACGTCTACCAGCTCCTGTCTGACAGCCGGTACGAGAACTACATCCGCTGGGAGGACCCCACCAGCAAAGTCTTCCGCATCATGGACCCCAACGGACTGGCCCGACTCTGGGGGAACCACAAG AACCGGACCAACATGACCTACGAGAAAATGTCCCGGGCACTGCGGCACTACTACAAGCTGAACATCATCAGGAAAGAACCAGGGCAGAGGCTTCTCTTCAG GTTCATGAAGACCCCCGACGAGATCATGaacggacagacagagcggcTTGACCACCTGGACTCAGACCCCGAGGAACAGACCTACATCAAGGAGGAGTGCTGA